The genome window CAGAAGCTGCCGCAGAATGCTGCCGCTGCCTGCCCCGAGCGCGCGGCGTACTGCAAACTCGCGGCTGCGCGCTTGCGCGCGCCCGAATAGCAGCCCGGCAATATTGGCGCAGGCGATGAGCAGAATTGCCCCGACCAGCCAGAGCAGCACCCAGAGCGGCTGACGGAACCTCTGCCGCGCGCCGGCAATCGCCGACTGCGCCGGCAGCACCTCAACCTGCGGATCATCGCTCGCCTTCCCCACCTTGTTCGGCCCGGCGATCACCTGATTGCGGAACAGGCCCGACAGCTCGGTCTGCACGGCGGCATGACTCACGCCCGGTCGCGGACGGCCGAACAGCACCAGCCAGACCGAACTGGCGGCGTCCTGATCGGGTGTCCAGTGCGGATCGAGCGCCTGGCGCGCGCCCAATTGCAACCAGGCATCGGTGGACATGCCCGGCGTGATGCCGCCGAAACCCGGGCGCGTGACGCCGGCCACCATAACCGGATGACGGTTCAATTCTACGGTCGAACCAATCGCGCCGCGGCTGCCGCCAAAGCGTTGCTGCCAGTAGGCGTAGCTCAGTACCACCACAGGCGGCGCGCCCGTGCGCCCATCGGCGGCATGGAGCAGCCGCCCGGCAAACGGCTGCAACCCCATCACCTCGAAATAATTGCCGGCAACCAGCCGCGCATGCATGGTCGAGGCCTGCCCGCCCGCGACCAAATCGTACTGCTGATTCCCCGCCGTTGCCGTCAACTCCGTGAGCGTATGGGTTTCCTGCTGCAACGCATGAAACACGGGCAGGGAAAACGAGCAGCTTCCGGTGTTGCTCGTCTTCCTCCAGGCGCCGCCGCAATCCCCAAACGACCACATGCTCTGAATGCCGCTCAGATCGTGGCGTGCGCTCCAATGCAGCATCAGCAGATTTTGCGGATCGCGCACTGGCAGCGAGGCGAAGAGCAGGCCGTCCATGAGACTAAAAATGGCGGTATTGGCGCCAATCGCCAGCGCCAGTGTGAGGATCACGACGGCGCTCAGGCCGCGATGGCGGCGCATGGCGCGAAAGGCGTAGCGGAGATCCTGGCTCATACAGTCGGCTACGACTATAGACTCATCTCCGCCCCATCGGATAGCCAATAAAAAACTGAAAACTGAATACTGAATATTGACAACCTTTTTGGGCACTTTTTGCCGCCCGGCGCGTATGGAGGTTTATGAAAAGCTGGGTTTTGGCGTTCCGGACGCTGGCGCGGCGGCCCTCCTACTGGATCACTTCCCTGATCGTGCTCGCCCTGGGCATTGGCGCGACGGCGGCGCTGTTCTCGGTGGTCAATTCGGTATTGCTCCAGCCGCTTCCCTACCCGGGGGCCAACCTCCTGGCGCTGGTGTTGGAGCTGAACCCGGCGCGGCATGAAAACCTGATCGCCCCCGGCCGGCTAGTCAACTGGAATCAGGCAAACCAGAGCTTTACCGCCGTCGCCGGCGAGTACGCCGAAAGCGAAACCGACACCAGCGGCCGCGAGCCGGTGCGGCTGGCGGGCGAGCGCGTCTCACCGGGATTTTTCCAGGTCTACGGCATGGCGGCAGCGCTGGGTCGGACGTTCAATCAGAACGAGCAGCGCTTCAACGGCCCCGGCGCCGCGGTGATCAGCTACGGTCTCTGGACGCGGCGCTACCAGCGCAAGCCGGACGTGCTGCGCCAGGCGCTGGTCCTCGGCGGCCAACGTTACGCCATTGTGGGCGTGATGCCGGCAGACTTTGGCGCCGATGAAGTCGGCATCGACGTCTGGCTGCCGGCACAAACACCGCCGGCGCTGCTGCAAGCGCGCGAAGCCCGGTTTTACACCGGCATCGGACGCCTGCGGCCTGGCGTGACGCTGGCCGAGGCACAAGCCGATCTGGACCGCGTCGAGACGCAACTTGGACGGCAGTATCCGGCGACCGACAAAGGCTGGGCGGCACAGGTCACAAGCCTGAAAGATGCCGAAGTCGGCTCCTCGCGCGCCGCCCTCTGGGCCGTGTTCGGTGCAGTCGTGCTGCTGCTGCTGCTGGCCGTGGCGAACCTGGCCGGGCTGACCTTGGCGCAGATGCAAAACCGCGAGCAGGAGCTGGCGATGCGCAGTGCCCTCGGCGCCTCGCGCGGGCAACTGCTGGGTGGGGTGATGCGCGAGATGGGGCTGCTCGCTGCCGCCGGCGCCATTGCCAGTGGACTGCTGGCGTGGGCCGGGGTACATGCCATTGCCGGCCTCGCGCCCGGAACGCTGCCGCGCATGAATGCCCTGCAGTTCAGCGTGTGGGGCTGGCTGTTTGCGGTGGCCATCAGTGCGCTCGCCGCGGTCGGCTTCGGCCTGCTGCCGGCCTGGGCCGTAACGCGCGGCCAGCTCACCTCGAGTATTGGCAACGGAGGAAGGGCCACCGGCGGCCGGCGGCGCGCGCAGCGGGTGCTGGTCTCCGCGCAACTGGCGCTGACGGTGCTGCTGCTCGCCGGCGCCGGGCTGCTGCTGCGCAGCTACAGCAATTTGCAGCACGTCCGCGCCGGCTTCAGCACCAAAAACGCTTTCACCTTTCATGTGAGCGCGGCCTGGAACGAAGACCGCGGCCCGCTGGGCAATATGCAGATGCAGTTGCTCACGAAGTTGCGGGCGCTGCCCGGCGTCGTCGCTGCCGGCTACACCAACTTCCTGCCGGCCAGCAATGCCACGCTGCAATACGCGATGCAAATCGAGGGTCTGAATGGCCCCTCCAAAGACGGCAGCTTTGCTGTGGGTGAGCGTTCGGTTTCGCCCGGCTATTTTGCCGCGCTGCAAGTGCCGATCGTGGCCGGCCGCGGCTGCCCCGCGCAGCAGCCATTTCCTGACAAGCCCGTAGGCACAAAGGCGCTGGTCAATCGCAGCTTTGTCGATACCTACCTGCATGGCCAAAGCCCGATTGGCCGCAACTTTCGTATCCTCGCCGAAGGCCCGAACGCACCCTGGTCCCAAATCGTCGGAGTGGTCGGCGACGTCCGCGAAAACAGTCTCGCTGTCGCGCCCACCCCCTTCCTCTACGGCTGCGTGCCCGCAGGCGGCTGGCCCGATCCCGAATACGTGGTCCGCACCGCCGCGGGACCGGGCGGCACCATGCAGGCGATCCGTCGCGTAGTCGACCAGGTCGCGCCCGGGCGGGCGGTGTTCGGCTTGCAGCGGCTGAACACCGTCATGGCGGCGACGCTGGCGCAGCCGCGCCTCGATAGCTTCGGGTTGGGCCTGTTTGCCGGCTTTGCGCTGCTGCTGGCGGCGGTGGGTTTGTACAGCCTTATCAGCCTTCTGGTCACCGCTCGCCGCCGCGAGCTGGCGATACGGCTGGCGCTGGGCGCGCGGCCAGAGCAGGCGGCACGGCTGGTGCTGGCCTCCACGGCAAGGCTCGTCGCCTGGGGCGCGGGGGGCGGCATCCTGCTCACCTGGGCCCTCAGCCGATTGCTGGCCGCGCTGTTGTTCGGGGTGCAGGCCATGGATGGCGTCTCAATCGGCGGCGCGGTCGTGCTGGTCGCGGCAATTGCTTTGGCGGCTACGCTGGTGCCGGCGTTGCGCGCGGCGCAGACTGACCCGGCGAGTCCGCTGCGGCAGTGAAGCTTACAGAAAAGTGAATCAGACTGAGGCATTTTCAGATTCTGGAAAGAGATCCCTGCTTGACCCACAGACTGTTTTGTGACTAAAATCTGTGGTTATTCAATCGCTCGGCGATATCTGCGTTCCAGGAGAAAATCTCATGCGTAGTCGTTGTGGCTTAGTCCTTGCGCTAGCGGTAGCCACGGTCTTTGCGTTCGCGCTGTCCCCCCGCCTTCAGGCTCAGTCCACGGCGGCCCTGAACGGACACATCACCGACCCCAGTGGGGAGGCGATCCCGGGCGCCCAAATTACGCTGCTCATGCCGACCACCGGCGCGCTGCGCACGGTGAGCAGCGATGCGCACGGCGAATATAACCTCACCGCGCTGACGCCCGGCCAGTATCAACTCACGGTGAGCGCGCGCGGTTTTGCGACCGCGATCACCAAGAACCTGGAGCTACTGGTCAGCGTCGCCTCTACGGTGAATGTCAAGATGCAACTGGCGTCGACCTCAACCACCGTCGAGGTAACGGCGACCGCGCCATTGGTGAACCACACCGATGCCACCATCGGCAATGCCTTCAACCAGGAGCAGATCAAGCAGTTGCCGACGCCGGACCGCAACGTGGTGCAACTGCTGGCGCAACAGCCGGGCGTGGTGTTTCTGGGCGTCAAACCCGCCGTGGCCACCAGCGATTTTGACAGCCGCTCGGGCGCGGTGAATGGCATCCGCTCCGATCAGTCCAACGTGACCCTGGACGGCATCGACGTAAACGACCAGCTCAACGGCTACGCCTTCACCAGCGTGCTCAGCGTCCCACCGGATTCACTGCAGCAATTCCGTCTGACGACGGCCGACCCCAGCGCTTCCTCCGGACACAGCGCGGGCGCGCAGGTGGCCATGGTCACCAAGAGCGGCACGAACAGTTATCACGGCTCGCTCTACGAATACAACCGCAACACCTCGTTGAGCTCGAACGATACCTTCCTGAAGGCCTCGCAGATCGAAGGCGGCGGGCCGAGCGCGAATAAGGCCGCGCCCCTTATCCGGAACGTGTACGGCCTCACGTTCGGCGGGCCGCTCGTTAAGAACAAGCTGTTTTTCTTCGGTAACTGGGAAGGCCGCCAGGACCGGGAATCATCGATTGAGACCCGCACCGTACCCACCGCCAGCCTGCGCCAGGGCGACCTGAAATATATCGCCACCGATGGCTCGACGGTGACGCTGACACCGGCGCAGATCCAGGCGCTGGGCGAGGCCAACGGCGTGCCCGCGGCCATCGCCGGTCCCGATCCGGCCATGCTGAGCCTGCTGCAAAAGGCGCCGCTGCCCAACTCCAATGTCACCGGTGATGGGCTGAATTCTGGCGGCTACGTGTTCTCCTCGCCCATTCCCGCCGGCTACGACACCTACATCGGCCGCATCGACTACCACATCAGCCCCTCGGAAACGCTTTTTGTACGCGGAGAAACGGAAAACTTCAAAATTGACGGCACGCAGCAGTTTCCCGGCATGCCGCCCAGTTCGGTGAACTTCAACGACAGCCGCGGCATTATTGCGGGCTTGACGTCGATTTTCTCCTCTACGCTGGTGAATAATTTTCATTACGGCTTTATCCGTCAGGGCGGCGCCAACGTCGGCTCCTTCAATCAATCGAGCGTCAGGACGCGCGATCTGGACCTGCCGGGCGACCTCGGCGCCTACACCCGAAGCTGGATTATTCCCGACAATAATCTCACCGACGATCTGACCTGGACGCGGGGCAATCACACCTTCGACTTCGGCGCGGACATTGATTTGGCGCGGAATGGCCAGGTCGGCATGGGCAATTCGTTTTCCAGCGCCTCCATCAACGGCTCCTGGACGAAGTACGCCGGCTTTGCCGCGCAATCGGGCAGCGAATACTACCCGCAAAGCGCCGGCTATCCGGGTGTGGATAGTGGCTTCGTGAACAATTACGACTACTCCATGATTGACCTGCTGGGTGCGGTCACCGAGTACGACGCAACCTACAATTACAACCTCAAGGGCGACACGCTGGCGCAGGGCACGCCCATCGCCCGGAAATTTGCCATCAACAACTATGGCTGGTTTGCGCAAGACCAGTGGCACCTCACTTCCAACCTGGTGCTGACCTCCGGCTTGCGCTGGAGCTACCAGCAGCCGCCGAATGAGGTCAACGGTTACCAGGTCTATCCTTGCGTCGCGGCCAACGCCAGCGGTTCCTGCTCCAACGAAGATCTGAACGACTGGTTCCTCAAAACGGGCCAGCTTGCGAAGGCGGGCCTTCCGGCCAGTGATGCCGGGCAGGTGGCTTTCATCCTGGGCGGCAAGAAGAACGGCGGGCCTAGCATGTGGAACCCTGAATACAGCGACCTCGCCCCCCGCATCGGCATCGCCTGGTCGCCGAACTTTGGCACGGGTTGGCTGAGCAAGGTCTTTGGCAAGCCCGGAGAGTTTTCCATCCGCGGTGGTTATGACCTACTCTTCGAGCACTTTGGCGCGGGAGTGGTCAATACCTTCAATTCGAGCGGTTCGTTCGGCCTATCGACCAACATCTCCAGCCCGCCGGGCATTACCATGGACGCGACCCCTCGCTTTTCCTGCGTTTCCTGCCTGCCGACCGCAATTCAACCCCCCGCGCCTCCGGGCGGCTTCCCGCAAGTGCCACCGACTTCGTTCGGCAGCATCCAATGGGGCCTCAACAGCGGCCTGCGGACGCCGTTTGTGCACGAACTGGATCTGTCCCTGACGCGCCAATTCGGCAATAACCAATCG of Acidobacteriota bacterium contains these proteins:
- a CDS encoding FtsX-like permease family protein; protein product: MKSWVLAFRTLARRPSYWITSLIVLALGIGATAALFSVVNSVLLQPLPYPGANLLALVLELNPARHENLIAPGRLVNWNQANQSFTAVAGEYAESETDTSGREPVRLAGERVSPGFFQVYGMAAALGRTFNQNEQRFNGPGAAVISYGLWTRRYQRKPDVLRQALVLGGQRYAIVGVMPADFGADEVGIDVWLPAQTPPALLQAREARFYTGIGRLRPGVTLAEAQADLDRVETQLGRQYPATDKGWAAQVTSLKDAEVGSSRAALWAVFGAVVLLLLLAVANLAGLTLAQMQNREQELAMRSALGASRGQLLGGVMREMGLLAAAGAIASGLLAWAGVHAIAGLAPGTLPRMNALQFSVWGWLFAVAISALAAVGFGLLPAWAVTRGQLTSSIGNGGRATGGRRRAQRVLVSAQLALTVLLLAGAGLLLRSYSNLQHVRAGFSTKNAFTFHVSAAWNEDRGPLGNMQMQLLTKLRALPGVVAAGYTNFLPASNATLQYAMQIEGLNGPSKDGSFAVGERSVSPGYFAALQVPIVAGRGCPAQQPFPDKPVGTKALVNRSFVDTYLHGQSPIGRNFRILAEGPNAPWSQIVGVVGDVRENSLAVAPTPFLYGCVPAGGWPDPEYVVRTAAGPGGTMQAIRRVVDQVAPGRAVFGLQRLNTVMAATLAQPRLDSFGLGLFAGFALLLAAVGLYSLISLLVTARRRELAIRLALGARPEQAARLVLASTARLVAWGAGGGILLTWALSRLLAALLFGVQAMDGVSIGGAVVLVAAIALAATLVPALRAAQTDPASPLRQ